In Bifidobacterium actinocoloniiforme DSM 22766, a genomic segment contains:
- the tpx gene encoding thiol peroxidase: MAQIQVGGTPTATVGTLPEVGGPAPAFTLAGEDLNDVVSSSFTGRKLILSIFPSLDTGVCSMSVRKFNQMAQELDDASVLCVSMDLPFALGRFCGAEGIKDAQAASAFRSSFGQDYGVTIAEGPMQGLLSRCVVVIDRGGKVAYTQQVAEVHDEPDYQAARQAVEALD; the protein is encoded by the coding sequence ATGGCACAAATACAAGTAGGTGGCACTCCCACAGCAACGGTAGGAACCCTCCCCGAGGTCGGCGGCCCGGCCCCGGCCTTCACCCTGGCTGGTGAGGATTTGAATGATGTCGTCTCCTCCTCCTTCACTGGCCGCAAGCTGATCCTCAGCATCTTCCCTTCCTTGGACACCGGTGTGTGCTCCATGTCGGTGCGCAAGTTCAACCAGATGGCCCAGGAGCTGGATGACGCTTCGGTCCTGTGCGTCTCCATGGATCTGCCCTTCGCGCTTGGTCGCTTCTGCGGGGCCGAGGGCATCAAGGACGCCCAGGCGGCGTCGGCCTTCCGCTCAAGCTTCGGCCAGGACTACGGGGTGACCATTGCTGAGGGTCCAATGCAGGGTCTGCTCTCCCGATGCGTGGTCGTCATCGATCGGGGAGGAAAGGTGGCTTACACCCAGCAGGTGGCCGAGGTCCATGACGAGCCCGACTACCAGGCCGCCCGCCAAGCCGTGGAAGCCTTGGACTGA
- a CDS encoding 30S ribosomal protein bS22 has translation MGSVIKKRRKRMSKKKHRKMLRKTRHQRK, from the coding sequence ATGGGGTCTGTCATCAAGAAGCGCCGCAAGCGTATGAGCAAGAAGAAGCACCGCAAAATGCTGCGTAAGACCCGCCACCAGCGCAAGTAG
- the radA gene encoding DNA repair protein RadA, producing the protein MAKSATQYVCTECGWTGAKWFGRCPECGQWGTIEEFHEARPGKTRSPGASNSSGRRTQASVLSAEAQAQPISQVGSESVERVPTGFEEFDRVLGGGVVPGSVMLVAGEPGIGKSTLLLETAGNVARSQPGSVLYISGEESQAQVRMRASRVGAIDDSLLLAATTDLGTVLGLIEQTKPSLAIVDSAQTITSQDVDGISGGSTQVREVASALIDLAKTYDIPVMLVGHVTKDGAIAGPRTLEHLVDVVCQFEGDSQTALRMLHAAKNRFGPTDEVGCFDMSGQGIEEVKDPARLFLSASEAPVEGTCVTFTLDGHRSLPIEIQALVTASVLPTPRRNANGIDANRLAMLAAVLYRHGKVNLLTRDLYVSTIAGGLAKEPGCDLAVAAALASANSAKPIAKTTCAIGEISLTGQVRPVPQLAHRLSEAARLGFTRAVVPVHRGGRATKPSAGLEVIEVSTLADALEALGAR; encoded by the coding sequence ATGGCGAAAAGCGCAACGCAGTATGTATGCACCGAATGCGGCTGGACCGGAGCCAAGTGGTTCGGCCGCTGCCCGGAGTGCGGTCAGTGGGGCACGATCGAGGAGTTCCATGAGGCCCGGCCCGGCAAGACGCGCTCGCCCGGCGCTTCCAATTCGAGCGGCCGGCGAACCCAGGCGTCGGTCCTGTCCGCCGAGGCCCAGGCCCAGCCCATCAGTCAGGTGGGGTCAGAGTCGGTGGAGCGCGTACCTACCGGTTTTGAGGAGTTCGACCGCGTGCTGGGCGGCGGCGTGGTTCCCGGTTCGGTGATGCTGGTGGCCGGCGAACCCGGCATCGGCAAATCGACCCTCCTCTTGGAGACGGCCGGCAATGTGGCCCGCAGCCAGCCCGGCAGCGTGCTCTACATCTCCGGCGAGGAGTCCCAGGCCCAGGTGCGGATGCGAGCCTCCCGGGTGGGCGCCATCGACGATTCCCTGCTCCTGGCGGCCACCACCGACCTGGGCACGGTCCTGGGCCTGATCGAGCAGACCAAGCCCTCCCTGGCCATCGTGGATTCGGCCCAGACCATCACCTCTCAGGACGTGGACGGCATCTCCGGCGGCTCCACCCAGGTCCGCGAGGTAGCTTCCGCCCTGATTGATTTGGCCAAAACGTACGATATTCCAGTCATGCTGGTAGGGCATGTCACTAAAGACGGCGCCATCGCCGGTCCGCGCACGCTAGAGCACCTGGTGGATGTGGTCTGCCAGTTCGAGGGCGACTCCCAGACGGCCCTGCGCATGCTCCACGCGGCCAAGAACCGCTTCGGCCCCACCGACGAGGTGGGCTGTTTCGACATGAGCGGCCAAGGCATCGAGGAGGTCAAGGACCCGGCCAGGCTCTTCCTGTCCGCCTCAGAGGCCCCAGTCGAAGGCACCTGCGTCACATTCACCCTTGACGGCCACCGCAGCCTACCCATCGAAATCCAGGCGCTGGTCACCGCGTCAGTCCTGCCCACCCCCCGCCGCAACGCCAATGGCATCGACGCTAACCGACTGGCCATGCTGGCCGCAGTGCTCTACCGGCATGGCAAGGTGAACCTGCTCACCCGCGATTTGTATGTGTCCACAATCGCCGGTGGCCTGGCCAAGGAGCCCGGCTGCGACCTGGCCGTAGCGGCCGCCCTGGCTTCGGCCAACTCGGCCAAGCCGATCGCCAAGACCACCTGCGCCATCGGTGAAATCTCCCTGACCGGCCAAGTGCGCCCGGTCCCCCAGCTGGCCCACCGCTTGAGTGAGGCGGCCCGCCTGGGCTTCACCCGCGCCGTCGTCCCCGTCCACCGGGGCGGCCGCGCGACCAAGCCCTCCGCCGGTTTAGAGGTCATCGAAGTCTCCACCTTGGCCGACGCCTTGGAAGCCCTAGGCGCGCGTTAA
- a CDS encoding cupin domain-containing protein — protein sequence MSVELESMSPYAQSLVKRLGLEPHPEGGWYVADWLSPREDAPSARPLSSLIYFLLAQGDASAWHKVDADEIWLWHGPATVQLEIGGYGDAPAQDQNDHELITLGSQIAHGGSTDETTPVGHYVVPEGCWQRTLPGSGDALVSCVVSPGFTFAGFELEQ from the coding sequence ATGAGCGTCGAACTGGAATCCATGAGCCCCTACGCCCAGTCCCTGGTCAAGCGCCTGGGCCTGGAACCCCACCCGGAAGGCGGATGGTACGTGGCTGATTGGCTGAGTCCACGCGAAGACGCACCCTCGGCCCGCCCCCTGAGCTCGCTGATTTACTTCCTGCTGGCCCAGGGCGACGCTTCCGCCTGGCACAAGGTGGACGCGGACGAAATCTGGCTCTGGCACGGCCCCGCGACGGTCCAACTTGAGATCGGCGGCTACGGCGACGCCCCGGCCCAGGACCAGAACGACCACGAACTCATCACCCTGGGCTCCCAGATCGCCCACGGCGGCTCCACCGACGAGACCACCCCAGTGGGCCATTACGTCGTTCCCGAAGGTTGCTGGCAGCGAACCCTCCCAGGCTCCGGCGACGCCCTGGTCTCTTGCGTGGTCTCCCCCGGCTTCACTTTCGCAGGTTTTGAGTTGGAGCAGTAA
- the cydC gene encoding thiol reductant ABC exporter subunit CydC, whose translation MPDTSTKPFNGPEPSQLTAQTRPAQSEPQEQRRSRPDYLAAWRKDHWFWPYLKLNKGLLALIFFLGTITFVCAAGLMFTSGFLISRSARHPYNIFVVYVPIVLTRAFGIGRPTFKYLERTRSHDWVLRVVSKLRVQLYRTLSKDASFLTEHERTGTVLSMLADDLDHLENFYLRTIFPTVVAYLMWLVVTIAVGVFSWQASLLLFSLFALILILIPLVSLAFADGHYALEKARQQDEYTQVTESYLGLSDWVITHRHGEFTATGAEDFSRVMDSQLQQKRFERWRNFAIQMIFGIMVVGLLAGSQLTLTSSDSLADYAAAVVLSLFPLIDCFIVVSQAVAEVPLYTDSLGHLNGLTARVEARQSAPIEQVMLKEPVASIDFDHVTFAYGPGQPTLLDDVSLRIPAGSKIALLGPSGEGKTTILQLLLGDLAPQSGRISVNGQPIAALQSERARLFGYLNQQPFLFNTTIVSNVRLGEPEASDEQIWQALEAVQMADYVHSLPLGLDTPVQEGGARFSGGQRQRLALARIVLKDTPIVLLDEPTIGLDPVTEQELMTMIMKATAGRTLLWVTHHLQGLEGADQVVFLEDGRIAMQGTPSALYRDNPRFRQLYQLDVGDLTSA comes from the coding sequence TTGCCGGATACCTCGACTAAGCCTTTCAACGGCCCCGAGCCCAGCCAGCTGACCGCGCAGACCCGGCCGGCCCAGTCCGAGCCGCAAGAGCAGCGCCGGTCCCGCCCCGACTATCTTGCCGCCTGGCGCAAGGATCACTGGTTCTGGCCTTATCTGAAGCTCAATAAGGGCCTGCTCGCCCTGATTTTCTTCCTGGGGACCATCACCTTCGTGTGCGCCGCCGGGCTCATGTTCACCTCCGGTTTCCTGATTAGCCGTTCGGCCCGCCATCCCTACAACATCTTCGTGGTCTACGTGCCGATCGTCCTGACCCGGGCCTTCGGTATCGGCAGGCCCACGTTCAAGTACTTGGAGCGCACCCGCAGCCACGATTGGGTCTTGCGCGTGGTCTCCAAGCTGCGCGTGCAGCTCTACCGCACCCTGTCCAAGGACGCCTCCTTCTTGACCGAGCACGAGCGCACCGGCACCGTCCTCTCGATGCTGGCCGACGACCTGGACCACCTGGAGAACTTCTATCTGCGCACCATCTTCCCTACCGTCGTCGCCTACCTCATGTGGTTGGTGGTCACCATAGCCGTCGGTGTGTTCTCCTGGCAGGCCTCCCTCCTGCTCTTCAGCCTCTTCGCGCTGATTCTGATCCTGATCCCGCTGGTCTCCCTGGCTTTCGCGGACGGCCACTACGCGCTGGAGAAGGCCCGGCAGCAAGACGAGTACACGCAGGTGACCGAGAGCTACCTTGGCTTGTCCGACTGGGTCATCACCCACCGCCACGGCGAGTTCACCGCCACCGGGGCCGAGGATTTCAGCCGTGTGATGGACAGCCAGTTGCAGCAAAAACGCTTCGAGCGCTGGCGTAATTTCGCCATCCAGATGATATTCGGCATCATGGTGGTTGGCCTGCTGGCGGGCAGCCAACTGACGCTCACCTCCTCCGATTCGCTCGCTGACTACGCTGCGGCCGTGGTGTTGAGCCTTTTCCCACTGATCGATTGCTTCATCGTCGTATCCCAAGCCGTCGCGGAGGTTCCGCTTTACACCGACTCCCTGGGCCACTTGAACGGCTTGACCGCGAGGGTGGAGGCCCGCCAGAGCGCGCCCATCGAGCAGGTTATGCTCAAGGAGCCTGTGGCTTCGATCGACTTCGATCACGTGACCTTCGCCTATGGCCCCGGCCAGCCCACCCTGCTGGATGACGTGTCCCTGCGCATACCGGCTGGCAGCAAAATCGCCCTCCTAGGGCCTTCCGGCGAGGGCAAGACCACGATCCTGCAACTGCTGCTGGGCGATCTGGCCCCACAGAGCGGGCGGATCAGCGTGAACGGGCAACCAATCGCAGCCCTTCAATCCGAGCGTGCCCGTCTCTTCGGCTACCTGAACCAGCAGCCTTTCCTCTTCAACACCACAATCGTCTCGAACGTCCGTCTAGGCGAGCCGGAAGCTTCGGATGAGCAAATCTGGCAGGCCTTGGAGGCCGTGCAGATGGCCGACTATGTCCACTCCCTGCCGCTCGGGCTCGACACCCCGGTGCAGGAGGGCGGCGCCCGCTTCTCCGGCGGCCAGCGACAGCGCCTGGCCCTGGCTCGGATCGTGCTGAAGGACACCCCGATCGTCCTGTTGGACGAGCCGACCATAGGCCTGGACCCTGTCACCGAGCAGGAACTCATGACCATGATCATGAAGGCTACCGCGGGCCGCACTCTCCTGTGGGTGACCCACCACCTGCAGGGCCTGGAGGGCGCTGACCAGGTGGTCTTCCTTGAGGACGGCCGTATCGCCATGCAAGGTACCCCATCTGCGCTCTACCGGGACAACCCGCGCTTCCGCCAGCTTTATCAGCTCGACGTGGGCGACCTCACCTCAGCCTGA
- the cydD gene encoding thiol reductant ABC exporter subunit CydD, with translation MIDKSLFRFAGIRREMLALALLSILQGAAISGQAAGLTWALVRIWHRRPMSALLLPALAFLVAFTVRQLIEVAKQRMATSYADGAVRQLRPQVQEKVFRLGPAALTQRGTGSAVTMLIDGLDEVKTYIQTVLPKMMDMTFIPLITLVLIWSQSPLSGIILLCMLPLLFFFLAILGLAARDRSNKQYAQFRKLNTRFVDTILGLPTLKMLGISEEYESEIESTSDRFRKRTMSVIRVALTSTFALDFFTTLAIAMMAVFLGNRLIDGTADLFPSLLALILAPDYFLPIRQFGDDYHATLDGKNALTDMQDLLSQPEPKQDDRLDWDGWGEDSQLTVRGLNFTYPTKPQADAVVPAGKAASSSKNPAASKEGEQEASEPIEPALTDLGFTLKGYSKVAVIGRSGAGKSTLVQLLAGFNAPSSGSIELDGRSMGHFNAPSWQRHIAYIPQDPYIFSGSIADNIRFYAQEADDSAIAQAATQAGLDDWLGVLPEGLGTQIGEGHRGISGGQAQRISLARVLLDSTREILLFDEPTAHLDIETEYDLKQTLLPIMEGHLVIFATHRLHWLADADQVIMLDQGRIAAQGAPKDLIGQGGPLDQLIERMGGNQIAGYLD, from the coding sequence TTGATTGATAAGAGCCTTTTTCGGTTCGCCGGTATCAGGCGGGAGATGCTGGCTTTGGCCTTGCTCTCCATCCTTCAAGGGGCGGCCATTTCAGGGCAAGCGGCAGGGTTGACCTGGGCCCTGGTGCGCATTTGGCACAGGCGGCCCATGTCCGCCCTGTTGCTGCCCGCCCTTGCCTTCCTGGTCGCTTTCACGGTCCGCCAACTGATCGAGGTGGCCAAGCAACGCATGGCCACCTCCTACGCGGATGGCGCAGTCCGGCAGTTGCGCCCGCAAGTGCAGGAGAAAGTCTTTCGCTTGGGTCCGGCGGCTCTGACCCAACGGGGCACAGGCTCCGCGGTCACCATGCTGATCGACGGGCTCGACGAGGTCAAGACCTATATCCAGACGGTCCTGCCCAAGATGATGGACATGACCTTCATCCCGCTGATCACCCTGGTGCTTATCTGGAGCCAAAGCCCCTTGAGCGGGATCATCCTGCTATGCATGCTGCCCCTGCTCTTCTTCTTCCTGGCGATCCTGGGCCTGGCCGCCCGTGATCGCTCCAACAAGCAGTACGCTCAGTTCCGTAAGCTCAACACCCGCTTCGTCGACACGATCCTGGGGCTGCCCACGCTCAAAATGCTGGGCATCAGCGAGGAGTACGAGAGCGAGATCGAATCGACATCCGACCGGTTCCGTAAACGCACCATGTCGGTGATTCGTGTGGCGCTGACCTCTACGTTCGCGCTTGACTTCTTCACCACCTTGGCCATAGCGATGATGGCCGTATTCTTAGGCAACCGGCTGATTGACGGCACGGCTGACCTCTTCCCTTCCCTGCTGGCCCTGATTCTGGCGCCTGATTACTTCCTGCCCATCCGGCAGTTCGGCGACGACTACCACGCCACCCTGGACGGCAAGAACGCCTTGACGGACATGCAGGACCTCCTGTCCCAGCCCGAGCCCAAGCAAGACGACCGTTTGGACTGGGACGGCTGGGGCGAGGACAGCCAGCTGACCGTGCGCGGCCTGAACTTCACTTATCCAACCAAGCCCCAAGCGGACGCCGTGGTGCCTGCGGGGAAGGCCGCTTCCTCCAGTAAGAACCCGGCCGCCTCGAAGGAAGGGGAGCAGGAGGCTTCCGAGCCGATAGAGCCCGCGCTGACCGATTTGGGCTTTACCCTCAAGGGTTACAGCAAGGTGGCGGTCATCGGCCGTTCCGGCGCCGGCAAGTCCACCCTGGTGCAACTGCTGGCTGGCTTCAACGCCCCGTCCTCCGGCTCGATCGAGTTGGACGGGCGAAGCATGGGCCACTTCAACGCACCGTCCTGGCAGCGGCATATCGCCTACATTCCGCAGGACCCTTATATTTTCTCCGGCTCCATAGCCGACAACATTCGTTTCTACGCCCAGGAGGCCGACGATTCGGCCATCGCCCAAGCAGCTACCCAAGCCGGTTTGGACGACTGGCTGGGCGTCCTGCCTGAGGGTCTGGGCACTCAGATAGGGGAGGGGCACCGGGGCATCTCCGGCGGCCAGGCCCAGCGCATATCCTTGGCCCGTGTGCTGCTGGACTCCACCCGTGAAATCCTGCTCTTCGATGAGCCGACCGCCCATTTGGACATCGAGACCGAGTACGACTTGAAGCAGACCCTTTTGCCGATCATGGAGGGGCACCTGGTCATCTTCGCTACCCACCGCTTGCACTGGCTTGCGGACGCGGACCAGGTCATCATGCTGGACCAGGGGCGGATAGCTGCCCAGGGCGCGCCAAAGGATTTGATCGGCCAAGGCGGGCCTCTGGACCAGTTGATCGAGCGGATGGGAGGCAATCAGATTGCCGGATACCTCGACTAA
- the cydB gene encoding cytochrome d ubiquinol oxidase subunit II: protein MSFLQGMWFFVIGLLFAGFLLLEGFDFGVGMATRFLARDGDERALFMRAIGPHWDGNEVWLITAGGAMFAAFPLWYASLFSGYYLLLFLVLVALILRGVSFEFANNAITDRERGVWQWANFIGSFFAPFFLGMMLTSFIQGVPMDDQGNAWVGFFGVFNWLSVVGGVAVVFFCFLHGLHFLSLKLGPGDSRRMLNTSEKLYWIAYPALVIFVVLAMFMTDFYRLRPVSTWLLTVVILAATICGHVSTFKKRGGYAFTATGVTLMALIAWIFNGIFPRVMVATDPSKDLLIKDAAASPYTLKIMTIVLCIFLPIMLAYFIWSYFIQRKRLVSDDVSMTDVRPAVVAG, encoded by the coding sequence ATGAGCTTCCTGCAAGGTATGTGGTTCTTCGTTATCGGTCTGCTCTTCGCCGGGTTCCTTTTGCTGGAGGGCTTTGACTTCGGCGTGGGCATGGCGACCCGCTTCCTGGCGAGGGACGGTGACGAACGAGCGCTCTTCATGCGGGCCATCGGCCCCCATTGGGACGGTAATGAGGTTTGGCTGATCACGGCTGGCGGCGCCATGTTCGCGGCCTTCCCCCTGTGGTACGCCTCCCTCTTCTCCGGTTATTACCTCCTGCTCTTCCTGGTCTTGGTGGCGCTGATCCTACGCGGCGTATCATTCGAGTTCGCCAACAACGCGATTACGGACCGGGAGAGGGGCGTATGGCAGTGGGCCAACTTCATTGGCTCCTTCTTCGCGCCCTTCTTCCTGGGCATGATGCTGACCTCCTTCATCCAGGGCGTTCCCATGGATGACCAAGGCAACGCCTGGGTCGGTTTCTTCGGCGTCTTCAACTGGCTCTCAGTGGTCGGTGGGGTAGCGGTCGTATTCTTCTGCTTCCTGCATGGCCTGCACTTCCTGAGCCTGAAGCTGGGGCCTGGCGACTCCCGCCGGATGCTCAACACCTCGGAGAAGCTCTACTGGATCGCTTACCCGGCCCTGGTGATCTTCGTGGTCCTGGCCATGTTCATGACCGACTTCTACCGCTTGCGTCCTGTCAGCACTTGGTTGCTGACCGTTGTGATTCTGGCGGCCACGATTTGCGGTCATGTCAGCACCTTCAAGAAGCGGGGCGGTTACGCTTTCACCGCGACTGGCGTGACGCTGATGGCCCTGATCGCTTGGATTTTCAACGGCATCTTCCCCCGAGTCATGGTGGCGACGGATCCGTCGAAGGACCTGCTGATCAAGGACGCCGCCGCTTCGCCCTACACCTTGAAGATCATGACCATCGTGCTGTGCATCTTCCTGCCCATTATGCTGGCCTACTTCATCTGGTCCTACTTCATCCAGCGCAAGCGCCTCGTCTCCGACGATGTGAGCATGACTGACGTGCGTCCGGCGGTCGTGGCTGGCTGA
- a CDS encoding cytochrome ubiquinol oxidase subunit I — translation MSVLTLSRLQFAMTTVYHFFFVPMTIGVGLAVAIMETMYVVTKKEVYKTMTKFWGKVFLLSFAVGVVTGIIQEFQFGMNWSNYSRFMGDIFGAPLAIEALVAFFLESTFIGVWMFTWDRFKPVWHMVFMWLTNAGSIISAIWILTANSFMQHPVAFEINKETGHVRLTSFADLLRNPQLWVEFPHVFFAAVCTGAFVVMGCSAWSLLRMHVKNKKDVAAVEVDGVKAAKVDLFTRSLRVGAVIGLIGACCVVFYGDLQGKFIVNDQPMKLAAIEGIYDNTGDPAPWQAVALINEKDHKVEKAVEVPGFGSMLYYGKESGSVKGMDAVNQELHSKYDAKFGKDMNYYLPTTTLFWVFRMMAGIGFAFAVVSALVLWFTRKKKNTMWTSRWKLWVMGILTFAPFLASTSGWMVTEMGRYPWIVYGYQTIADAVSPTTTAPEVLFSVIVYFLLFLVLGLVMVFYTRRVLHQGPYYETDQGDESAAHVSGAAERKVALA, via the coding sequence ATGAGTGTGTTGACGTTATCGCGACTTCAGTTCGCGATGACAACCGTATACCACTTCTTCTTCGTGCCGATGACCATCGGTGTAGGCCTGGCCGTGGCCATCATGGAAACCATGTACGTGGTGACCAAGAAGGAAGTGTATAAGACGATGACGAAGTTCTGGGGCAAGGTTTTCCTGCTCTCCTTCGCCGTCGGGGTTGTCACAGGTATCATCCAGGAGTTCCAGTTCGGCATGAATTGGTCGAACTACTCCCGCTTCATGGGCGATATTTTCGGAGCCCCTCTGGCCATCGAGGCGCTTGTGGCTTTCTTCCTCGAATCGACCTTCATCGGCGTGTGGATGTTCACTTGGGATCGGTTCAAGCCCGTCTGGCATATGGTCTTCATGTGGCTGACCAATGCGGGCTCCATCATCTCCGCCATCTGGATTCTCACCGCCAACTCCTTCATGCAGCACCCCGTCGCCTTTGAGATCAACAAGGAGACCGGCCACGTGCGCTTGACCAGCTTCGCCGACCTGCTGCGCAACCCGCAGCTGTGGGTTGAGTTCCCGCACGTCTTCTTCGCCGCTGTCTGCACCGGCGCTTTCGTCGTCATGGGCTGCTCGGCCTGGAGCCTGCTGCGCATGCACGTCAAGAACAAGAAGGATGTCGCCGCTGTCGAGGTAGACGGCGTCAAGGCCGCCAAGGTTGATCTGTTCACCCGCTCCCTGCGCGTGGGTGCCGTCATCGGTCTGATTGGCGCTTGCTGCGTGGTGTTTTACGGCGACCTCCAAGGCAAGTTCATCGTCAATGATCAGCCGATGAAACTGGCCGCCATCGAAGGCATCTACGACAACACCGGCGACCCCGCCCCCTGGCAGGCCGTGGCCTTGATTAACGAGAAGGACCACAAGGTCGAGAAGGCCGTGGAGGTGCCTGGCTTTGGCTCTATGCTCTACTACGGCAAGGAGTCCGGTTCGGTCAAGGGCATGGACGCGGTCAACCAGGAGCTGCACTCCAAGTATGACGCCAAGTTCGGCAAGGATATGAACTACTACCTGCCGACCACCACGCTCTTCTGGGTCTTCAGAATGATGGCGGGCATCGGCTTCGCCTTTGCGGTGGTGTCGGCTCTGGTGCTTTGGTTCACACGGAAGAAAAAGAACACCATGTGGACCAGCCGATGGAAGCTGTGGGTGATGGGCATCCTGACCTTCGCTCCCTTCCTGGCCAGCACTTCGGGTTGGATGGTTACGGAGATGGGCCGCTACCCCTGGATCGTGTACGGTTATCAGACAATCGCGGACGCTGTCTCACCGACGACCACGGCGCCTGAGGTCCTCTTTTCGGTGATCGTCTACTTCCTGCTCTTCCTGGTCCTGGGCTTGGTGATGGTCTTCTACACCCGCCGCGTCCTCCATCAGGGTCCTTATTATGAGACGGACCAGGGTGACGAGTCTGCCGCCCATGTGTCCGGCGCCGCTGAAAGGAAGGTGGCATTAGCATGA
- a CDS encoding NAD(P)/FAD-dependent oxidoreductase, translating to MTTIAVLGGGYAGLRAARKLAHAKVPARIVLVNKHPYHYQSTQLHQLAAGTKEEADICFPMATAVPKKVNVVIDEVERVDREGHQVFLKSHPPIAYDYLLNALGFESESFGIEGVEENSLPLVDVDTALAARRHLEETLARYRTSGDDLDLSILVCGAGFTSIEYLGELVYRLPELAKRYDFPMEKVKIGCIEAADKILPMFDRKLADWATDYLRRHGVVFHTSTPITAIRPGQVVSNDATFSANTIIWATGVKGSSVIPASGYSSKRNRVVVQDDLSVEGNPREFLIGDVSAVLDPSSGRPYPTTAQVSIAQADCAAANVVAELTGRPTGKFSFKSVGTVCSLGPKVGVAQIDFMGHWKLKGWIVGIVKKMVNDRSVLEVADVKTVLGNN from the coding sequence ATGACAACGATTGCCGTGTTGGGTGGCGGGTACGCAGGTTTGCGCGCTGCGAGGAAACTCGCTCATGCCAAAGTCCCAGCGCGCATCGTACTGGTGAACAAGCATCCCTACCACTACCAGTCCACCCAACTGCACCAGCTGGCCGCTGGCACTAAGGAGGAGGCCGACATCTGCTTCCCCATGGCGACGGCGGTCCCCAAGAAGGTGAACGTGGTGATTGACGAAGTGGAGCGCGTGGACAGGGAAGGCCACCAGGTCTTCCTCAAGTCCCATCCGCCCATCGCCTATGACTACTTGCTCAATGCGCTCGGATTCGAGTCCGAAAGCTTCGGCATCGAAGGCGTTGAGGAGAACAGCCTGCCTCTGGTCGACGTGGACACGGCCTTGGCCGCCCGCCGTCACCTGGAGGAGACCCTGGCCCGTTACCGCACCAGCGGTGACGACCTGGACCTGAGCATCCTGGTGTGCGGGGCCGGATTCACCAGCATCGAGTACTTGGGCGAGCTCGTCTACCGACTGCCGGAGTTGGCCAAGCGCTACGACTTCCCCATGGAGAAGGTCAAGATCGGCTGCATCGAGGCCGCTGACAAGATCCTGCCCATGTTCGATCGCAAGCTGGCCGACTGGGCCACTGACTATCTGCGCCGGCACGGCGTCGTCTTCCACACTTCCACGCCCATTACCGCCATTCGCCCCGGACAGGTGGTCAGCAATGACGCCACCTTCTCCGCCAATACCATCATTTGGGCTACTGGCGTCAAGGGCAGCAGCGTGATTCCCGCTTCCGGTTACTCAAGCAAGCGCAATCGCGTGGTCGTCCAAGACGACCTGAGCGTGGAGGGCAATCCCAGGGAATTCCTGATCGGTGATGTCAGCGCGGTGTTGGACCCCTCCAGTGGTCGGCCCTATCCGACCACCGCCCAGGTCTCGATCGCCCAAGCCGACTGCGCGGCCGCGAATGTGGTCGCCGAGCTGACCGGGCGACCTACCGGCAAGTTCTCCTTCAAGAGCGTGGGCACGGTATGCTCCCTGGGCCCCAAGGTCGGCGTGGCCCAGATCGATTTCATGGGACACTGGAAGCTCAAGGGTTGGATTGTTGGCATCGTTAAGAAGATGGTCAACGACCGCTCAGTGCTTGAGGTTGCCGACGTGAAAACAGTATTAGGAAACAACTGA